One part of the Bacillus sp. FJAT-27916 genome encodes these proteins:
- a CDS encoding AAA domain-containing protein — protein MSDKAKQLFEYLLAVNNLRFKVIREYKEYEKTWSKSALEEYGEGVFLMGEGEEEEAILEIHRQTVSDEDSTPPNPDESIREWITYSYDNEKHSPKMPDPKVMTEGDTQVEVRFDEDPNRVNLFNEWKAAWSDWAANMTRIKSVQALYERFFKLYQEFQVEGEGLELLLGQTIFTWKHEVGTISHPLFTTKLDIELDADKGIVIVKPTNQGYKLELNILSGIPLPNMDEIQTISQTAHYRDVFEEDVRDLSNQFMNIIDASGRVAMEDEPINPSKNPVGHVDEYVLILRKKDNQVLKNDLEQIIELMQQEDFQDPATIASIVGDEVNFDKKENSLKWDKVATDLYFPLPANEEQKEIARRLATNYGLTVQGPPGTGKTHTIANIVSHLLAHGKKILITSQKENPLKVLKEKIPAEIRDLCVPVLGGGRDSLREIENSIRTISEQLGNLSTEKLETEIARDKEELDKSRRKEAKLKHQLLEYSKSEKLGIEYKGNPVTKAGVAQMLTEESVDYKWILDKVAMDTEFPLSEQEFNLLWELRGTLDEKELCLKDSVLPEPLLIKGSEEMQSWLDKGKDLQEKHDQAITFTDKVQFPHDQAYAEQVKQEIAEILAYENCFEEGSSSQKILEDYLAGGSRKERWTSFFRDMKGLNEEMTAMNRNIIQHKITLPNKPDFELESDIQVYGERLRENKKPNFIFTMTKGKNAKYLWETPILNGQPVRTVEEIDILQQNLLLKKKKDEAVRTWNANIDEIGGTHIDIEDKRLFSAIDQEISFYEKTMKLGQLIEGFKETANRLSLNQPDWLSYAFYVELKTAVEHVYDVISYQEWETGYHAYIGQLNELTKEQHVHPIVHSFMAVLEEKDAARWHEALEELAALREKKEEVIQFFNLHDKVQTLAPKTAEWIMGILSEDVLKPEEVHKAWELKALYDWMTINEEFEAERIENNIKAEQDYQKKLITSIVSNSTWLNQINRITDEQKRALVAWKNFIKRYGKGTGNNKRFLADARKEMETAQSAIPVWIMPVNQVLENFPISNEKFDVIIFDESSQCDIMSVPVLLRGEKVVVVGDDEQISPYGIGTKDAEIEELINRYLDGVPNKRLFDHKISLYEIADQIFPKNGRLMLKEHFRCVPEIIQFSNDLSYGGQMIPLRLPFDNEKIEPPVVAIRVEDGYASEGTNMVNEPEADRIVEDIESILADPKYDGQTIGVIALQGNKQAALIENKIRSTIPESEFVNRKIICGNAYSFQGDERDIIFLSMVIAGNRRFMAMTKKDQQQTFNVAASRARNQMRLYHSVELDELKKDCYRYKLLSYCKNPTRVNDTLENLEDKCDSPFEVEVLRMIVARGYKVQPQVKVGQYRIDLVIEGLRDRLAVECDGERWHGPEKWEEDMQRQYNLERVGWKFWRVSGREFYYDKKKAMESLWRRLEELGIEADSF, from the coding sequence TTGAGTGACAAAGCAAAGCAGTTATTTGAATATTTATTAGCCGTGAATAACCTGCGTTTTAAGGTTATCCGTGAATATAAAGAGTATGAAAAAACGTGGTCTAAGTCGGCCCTTGAAGAATACGGGGAAGGCGTGTTTTTAATGGGGGAGGGAGAAGAGGAGGAAGCTATTCTAGAAATACATCGGCAAACCGTTAGCGATGAAGATAGCACGCCTCCCAATCCTGATGAATCCATCAGGGAGTGGATTACCTACTCATATGATAACGAGAAGCACTCTCCGAAAATGCCTGATCCAAAGGTGATGACGGAAGGAGACACTCAGGTAGAAGTCCGATTTGATGAAGATCCGAATCGAGTTAATCTTTTTAACGAGTGGAAAGCGGCCTGGAGCGATTGGGCGGCTAATATGACCAGAATTAAAAGCGTTCAAGCTCTGTATGAACGTTTCTTTAAGCTGTATCAAGAGTTTCAGGTGGAGGGGGAAGGACTGGAGCTGCTGCTAGGGCAGACCATCTTTACGTGGAAACATGAAGTGGGGACCATTTCTCATCCTTTGTTCACGACCAAACTGGATATTGAGCTTGATGCTGATAAGGGAATCGTCATTGTGAAGCCAACAAATCAGGGTTATAAGCTTGAATTGAATATCTTGAGCGGGATTCCGCTTCCGAATATGGATGAGATCCAAACGATTAGTCAGACCGCGCACTATCGAGATGTGTTCGAGGAAGATGTCCGTGATTTATCGAATCAATTTATGAACATCATCGATGCGAGCGGCCGAGTGGCGATGGAGGATGAACCAATCAATCCTTCGAAAAATCCTGTTGGACATGTGGATGAATATGTCCTGATTCTTCGAAAAAAGGATAATCAAGTCCTCAAAAATGATTTAGAGCAAATCATTGAATTGATGCAGCAGGAGGATTTTCAGGATCCTGCCACGATTGCCTCCATTGTCGGGGATGAAGTGAATTTTGATAAGAAAGAGAATAGTCTAAAGTGGGATAAGGTAGCGACGGATTTATATTTCCCATTGCCAGCCAATGAAGAGCAGAAGGAAATCGCGCGCCGCTTGGCAACGAATTACGGACTGACGGTTCAAGGGCCTCCTGGAACAGGGAAAACCCATACGATTGCGAACATCGTCTCTCACCTATTGGCCCATGGGAAGAAGATTCTCATCACGAGCCAAAAGGAAAATCCGCTCAAAGTGTTGAAGGAGAAAATCCCGGCCGAAATTCGTGATCTCTGTGTGCCAGTTCTCGGCGGAGGGAGAGATTCTCTTAGAGAAATCGAGAACTCCATCCGGACCATTTCCGAGCAGCTCGGCAATCTGTCGACCGAAAAGCTGGAGACGGAAATTGCGCGCGACAAGGAAGAGCTGGATAAGAGTCGACGAAAGGAAGCCAAGCTTAAACACCAGCTGCTTGAATACAGCAAAAGCGAGAAGCTGGGCATCGAGTATAAAGGAAATCCTGTCACGAAAGCAGGTGTCGCGCAAATGCTGACGGAGGAATCCGTAGACTATAAGTGGATTCTCGATAAGGTTGCCATGGATACGGAATTTCCTTTATCCGAACAGGAATTCAATTTGTTATGGGAACTGAGAGGTACGTTAGATGAAAAGGAACTCTGCTTGAAGGATTCCGTTCTTCCTGAACCACTGCTGATAAAAGGTTCAGAGGAAATGCAAAGCTGGTTAGACAAAGGAAAAGACCTGCAAGAAAAGCATGATCAAGCGATCACGTTTACTGATAAAGTTCAATTCCCTCATGACCAGGCCTATGCCGAGCAAGTTAAACAGGAGATTGCGGAGATCTTGGCCTATGAAAATTGTTTCGAGGAAGGTTCCTCCTCACAGAAAATCCTCGAAGATTATCTGGCTGGAGGCTCACGAAAAGAAAGATGGACGTCCTTCTTCCGTGACATGAAGGGATTGAATGAGGAAATGACCGCCATGAATCGGAACATCATTCAACATAAGATCACCCTTCCGAATAAGCCGGATTTTGAGTTAGAGTCAGATATTCAGGTTTATGGCGAACGCCTGCGGGAGAACAAGAAACCGAATTTTATTTTTACGATGACGAAGGGGAAAAACGCCAAATACCTTTGGGAGACGCCGATTCTTAATGGCCAGCCCGTACGGACAGTTGAGGAGATAGACATCCTGCAGCAAAACTTGCTTCTGAAAAAGAAAAAAGACGAGGCCGTCCGCACATGGAATGCGAATATCGATGAAATTGGCGGCACCCATATTGACATCGAAGACAAACGTCTCTTTAGTGCCATTGATCAAGAAATTTCGTTCTATGAAAAGACCATGAAGCTAGGTCAATTAATCGAAGGCTTTAAAGAAACGGCTAATCGTCTATCGTTGAACCAGCCAGATTGGCTGAGCTATGCCTTTTATGTGGAGCTGAAAACAGCTGTTGAGCATGTCTATGATGTCATCAGCTATCAAGAGTGGGAAACAGGCTATCATGCCTACATCGGGCAGCTGAACGAGCTTACAAAGGAGCAACATGTTCACCCGATTGTTCATTCGTTTATGGCTGTCTTAGAGGAGAAGGATGCAGCAAGATGGCATGAGGCGCTGGAGGAATTAGCGGCGTTAAGGGAGAAGAAAGAAGAAGTCATACAGTTCTTCAATCTTCATGACAAAGTCCAAACGCTAGCGCCGAAGACGGCGGAATGGATTATGGGCATTTTATCGGAAGATGTGCTAAAGCCTGAAGAGGTGCACAAGGCATGGGAGCTTAAAGCCTTGTATGATTGGATGACCATCAATGAGGAATTCGAGGCCGAGCGCATCGAGAATAACATCAAGGCCGAGCAGGACTATCAAAAGAAATTGATCACCAGCATCGTTTCCAATTCGACGTGGTTAAATCAAATCAACAGGATTACGGATGAACAAAAGCGCGCCCTTGTTGCGTGGAAAAACTTTATCAAGCGCTATGGGAAGGGAACCGGGAACAATAAGCGCTTCTTGGCTGATGCCCGCAAGGAAATGGAAACGGCGCAATCCGCTATCCCAGTCTGGATCATGCCGGTCAACCAGGTCCTTGAAAACTTCCCAATCAGCAATGAGAAGTTTGATGTCATTATTTTTGACGAGAGCAGTCAATGTGACATCATGTCTGTCCCTGTGCTTCTGCGCGGGGAAAAGGTGGTCGTTGTCGGGGATGACGAGCAAATCAGCCCGTATGGAATTGGAACGAAGGATGCAGAGATTGAAGAGCTGATTAATCGTTATTTAGACGGCGTTCCGAACAAACGCTTGTTTGACCATAAGATTTCACTTTACGAGATTGCCGATCAAATCTTCCCTAAGAACGGCCGATTAATGCTGAAGGAGCATTTCCGCTGCGTTCCGGAGATTATTCAATTCTCGAATGATTTAAGCTATGGTGGTCAAATGATTCCGTTAAGGCTCCCGTTTGATAATGAGAAAATAGAGCCGCCAGTGGTGGCGATAAGGGTAGAGGACGGATATGCCTCAGAAGGAACGAATATGGTCAACGAACCGGAAGCGGATAGAATCGTCGAAGATATCGAAAGCATCCTCGCTGACCCGAAATATGATGGTCAAACCATTGGGGTCATTGCCCTGCAAGGGAATAAGCAGGCCGCGCTTATCGAGAATAAAATCCGGTCAACCATTCCGGAAAGTGAATTTGTAAACAGAAAGATCATCTGCGGAAATGCCTATAGTTTCCAAGGGGATGAGCGGGATATTATCTTCCTATCCATGGTGATCGCCGGCAACAGACGCTTCATGGCCATGACGAAGAAAGACCAGCAGCAAACCTTCAACGTCGCCGCCAGCCGTGCGCGAAATCAAATGAGGCTCTATCACTCAGTCGAGCTAGATGAGCTGAAGAAGGATTGCTACCGCTACAAATTATTGAGCTACTGCAAGAACCCGACAAGAGTGAACGACACATTAGAGAATCTAGAGGACAAATGTGATTCACCATTTGAAGTCGAAGTGCTTCGCATGATTGTGGCCAGAGGCTATAAAGTCCAGCCGCAGGTCAAAGTAGGCCAATATCGCATTGACCTTGTCATTGAAGGGCTGAGAGACCGACTCGCGGTGGAATGTGACGGCGAAAGATGGCACGGACCAGAAAAATGGGAAGAGGACATGCAACGTCAATACAATCTAGAGCGCGTCGGCTGGAAATTCTGGCGAGTCAGTGGCAGAGAGTTCTATTATGATAAGAAAAAGGCAATGGAGAGTTTGTGGAGAAGGCTAGAGGAATTGGGGATTGAGGCTGATTCTTTTTAG
- a CDS encoding restriction endonuclease → MFELVGAASVKPVIEVLVDQISIVLQNTGELGTFSSANMERTEVENFKNVVGSNTLLKELVRDVDNATNSYEKGKTLERLIKIFFAQVEGFSVDVNRKTKTEEIDIQITNESESEFWRKEKLIFIGECKNWNKKVGKNELVIFKNKIENRRGRVELGFFISWAGFSSTFNNEDLRRSKDPIVIIPISGVQIKEAINSEKIEEYIKKWYKSAIMS, encoded by the coding sequence TTGTTCGAATTAGTAGGTGCTGCAAGCGTTAAGCCGGTAATAGAAGTTTTAGTAGATCAAATAAGTATAGTGCTACAGAATACTGGAGAACTAGGAACATTTTCTTCGGCAAATATGGAAAGAACTGAAGTTGAAAATTTTAAGAATGTGGTGGGTTCAAATACACTACTAAAAGAGCTTGTTCGAGATGTAGACAATGCTACTAATAGTTATGAAAAGGGAAAAACATTAGAAAGGCTTATAAAAATATTTTTTGCTCAAGTAGAGGGTTTTAGTGTAGATGTAAATAGAAAAACAAAGACTGAAGAAATTGATATACAAATAACTAATGAATCCGAAAGTGAGTTTTGGCGTAAGGAAAAATTAATTTTCATAGGTGAATGTAAGAATTGGAATAAAAAAGTCGGGAAAAATGAACTAGTTATATTTAAGAATAAAATAGAAAATAGAAGAGGAAGAGTAGAATTAGGGTTCTTTATATCATGGGCTGGATTCTCGAGCACATTTAATAATGAAGACTTGAGACGATCAAAAGATCCTATAGTAATCATACCTATTAGCGGTGTTCAAATCAAAGAAGCAATAAATAGTGAGAAAATAGAAGAATATATAAAGAAATGGTATAAAAGTGCTATTATGTCCTAG
- a CDS encoding DNA cytosine methyltransferase, with amino-acid sequence MANTVVELFAGMGSISKVFWEKGYKVSLAVESDKYACQIFSHNLPDVNVIENELTNIEPMNIPASDILVSKLPMSIPRNPDNQNSLFIKHILDIVAVKKPKVILFECVKRLLVSREFSFDLILKRLKNLGYSVVYKLMNARDYTNLPYDREKIYIIGFKDTMLYNAFSFPEVKSSNKSLLDIINIREKKADVYYKSAAVRFLDKRMFNEEYLIYRRTYKKGFETYKDICPPLNGLYADYLVRDDHGIR; translated from the coding sequence GTGGCAAATACGGTAGTCGAATTGTTTGCAGGGATGGGTAGTATTTCAAAGGTCTTTTGGGAAAAAGGATATAAGGTTAGTCTAGCGGTTGAAAGTGATAAGTACGCGTGTCAAATATTCAGCCATAATCTTCCTGATGTAAATGTAATAGAAAATGAATTAACTAATATTGAACCAATGAATATACCTGCTAGTGATATACTTGTTTCTAAACTTCCTATGTCTATCCCAAGAAATCCAGATAATCAAAATTCTTTGTTCATAAAGCATATATTAGATATAGTAGCAGTAAAAAAACCTAAAGTTATATTATTCGAATGCGTGAAAAGATTACTTGTAAGTAGAGAGTTTAGTTTTGATTTGATATTAAAACGATTAAAAAATCTTGGTTACAGTGTTGTATATAAGTTAATGAATGCTAGAGATTATACCAACTTACCTTATGATAGGGAAAAAATATATATAATCGGTTTTAAGGATACAATGTTATATAATGCATTTTCGTTCCCTGAAGTAAAATCATCTAATAAATCTTTATTAGATATAATTAATATAAGAGAGAAGAAGGCAGATGTATATTACAAAAGTGCTGCGGTAAGGTTTCTGGATAAAAGAATGTTTAATGAAGAATATCTAATTTATAGAAGAACTTATAAAAAGGGGTTTGAAACTTATAAAGATATATGTCCACCTTTAAATGGCCTCTATGCAGATTATTTGGTACGTGATGATCATGGGATTAGATAA
- a CDS encoding IS3 family transposase (programmed frameshift) — protein MTKRLLTQKEQELLKKNTYVKAVSDKAITYTDEFKRHFIAENEKGKFPREIFEEAGLNVDLIGIDRVRTAGKRWRAAYRKAGVGGLQDTRITNSGRPSNRELTLEEKIRRLEAKNRLLEAENELLKKPRSTRKADVEEEIKITSKWKFELIKHTMEKYNLKRMVSYLCNIMGVSRSGYYNYFLEKSAQKRTAKDEADERVKEWILKAYHYRRRKKGARQIKMTLQNQYQITYNLKRIRRIMKKFGIICPIRKANPYRRMVKATKEHRTCPNTLQRNFKQGVAGKVLLTDITYLSYKKGKRAYLSTVKDAETNEILAYEVSDSLHLDIALNTIRKLKRIHHHLAEDAFIHSDQGFHYTNPTFQALVKKMGLGQSMSRRGNCWDNAPQESFFGHLKDESNIKECETLEQVKQEIKRYMIYYNHYRGQWNLKKLPPAKYRQQLQQVA, from the exons ATGACTAAAAGATTATTGACCCAAAAAGAACAAGAACTATTAAAGAAAAATACCTATGTGAAAGCAGTGAGTGATAAAGCCATTACTTATACAGATGAATTCAAACGTCATTTTATTGCGGAAAATGAGAAAGGTAAATTCCCGCGAGAAATATTCGAAGAGGCTGGTTTGAATGTTGATTTAATCGGTATTGACCGTGTCAGAACTGCCGGAAAACGTTGGCGGGCAGCCTATCGCAAAGCAGGTGTAGGCGGTTTACAGGATACACGTATAACCAATTCTGGAAGACCTTCAAATCGAGAATTAACGCTAGAGGAGAAGATTAGACGGTTAGAAGCGAAAAATCGTTTACTTGAGGCAGAGAATGAACTATTAAAAAAGC CTCGATCTACTCGAAAGGCAGATGTTGAAGAAGAAATAAAAATCACCTCAAAATGGAAGTTCGAACTAATCAAGCATACGATGGAGAAATACAACTTGAAGCGCATGGTGAGCTATTTATGTAACATCATGGGGGTATCTCGTTCAGGTTACTATAACTACTTTCTAGAAAAATCAGCCCAAAAGCGCACGGCTAAAGATGAGGCGGATGAAAGAGTAAAAGAATGGATTCTTAAGGCTTATCATTACCGCAGACGTAAAAAGGGAGCACGTCAAATTAAAATGACGCTTCAAAACCAGTATCAAATCACTTACAACCTGAAACGCATTCGCCGCATCATGAAGAAATTCGGGATCATTTGTCCCATTCGAAAAGCGAATCCCTATCGACGGATGGTCAAGGCAACAAAGGAACATCGCACATGTCCGAATACCTTACAACGCAACTTTAAACAAGGAGTGGCAGGAAAGGTCCTGTTAACCGATATCACGTACCTATCTTACAAGAAAGGAAAACGTGCCTATTTATCAACGGTCAAGGACGCGGAGACCAATGAAATTCTCGCCTATGAAGTATCTGATTCCCTTCACCTTGATATTGCCTTAAATACCATACGAAAGTTGAAACGAATCCATCATCATTTAGCAGAAGATGCCTTTATCCATTCAGATCAAGGGTTTCATTATACGAATCCAACATTCCAGGCATTAGTGAAGAAAATGGGACTAGGCCAATCGATGTCACGGCGAGGAAACTGTTGGGACAATGCCCCACAGGAATCCTTTTTTGGTCATTTGAAAGATGAATCAAACATCAAGGAATGCGAAACATTGGAACAAGTAAAACAAGAAATTAAGCGTTATATGATTTACTACAATCATTATCGAGGGCAATGGAATTTAAAAAAGCTGCCGCCTGCAAAATACAGACAGCAGCTTCAACAAGTTGCCTAG
- a CDS encoding VOC family protein: protein MKLVFLYHPVDNLMESLSYYRDTLGFEEAWREGEQAIALQLPGTDVKLLIENDEHDLGAGGVFLVESVDDFFQEKKDTLTFVREPVDIPPGRYAIYKDGSGNVIRIIDFTNE from the coding sequence ATGAAATTAGTGTTTCTGTATCATCCGGTGGATAATCTTATGGAATCATTATCGTATTACCGCGATACGCTTGGGTTTGAAGAAGCGTGGCGTGAGGGAGAGCAGGCGATTGCGCTCCAGCTGCCTGGAACCGACGTGAAGCTATTGATTGAGAATGATGAACATGACCTCGGAGCGGGCGGAGTATTCCTCGTTGAAAGCGTGGATGACTTCTTTCAAGAAAAGAAAGATACCCTAACATTCGTGAGGGAGCCGGTGGATATTCCGCCAGGACGGTATGCGATTTATAAGGATGGCTCAGGGAATGTGATACGGATAATTGATTTTACGAATGAGTGA